Proteins co-encoded in one Deltaproteobacteria bacterium genomic window:
- a CDS encoding CopG family transcriptional regulator, with protein MPRLTITLSDERHMALKAAAARSQKTIGSIIEESLELYGIKTADHA; from the coding sequence ATGCCAAGACTGACCATAACCCTGTCTGACGAACGACATATGGCCCTCAAGGCAGCAGCGGCCCGAAGTCAAAAAACCATCGGCTCGATCATTGAGGAAAGCCTTGAACTTTATGGAATAAAGACAGCAGATCATGCCG